One segment of Thermodesulfobacteriota bacterium DNA contains the following:
- a CDS encoding antibiotic biosynthesis monooxygenase encodes MVVVTSKMKTTLEKREEFLEALCGMLEPMRLEPGCRCFILCHDYEDESICILVEEWEAKEDFDRHLRGNDYRKLLVLMDLLSEPPEIKINIVSRSAGMEYLEEVLGMNR; translated from the coding sequence ATGGTAGTGGTTACATCCAAGATGAAAACGACTTTAGAAAAAAGAGAGGAATTTCTGGAAGCATTGTGCGGAATGTTGGAGCCGATGAGACTGGAGCCCGGGTGCAGGTGTTTCATCTTATGCCATGATTACGAGGATGAAAGCATTTGTATCCTGGTTGAGGAGTGGGAGGCGAAAGAAGATTTTGATAGACATCTCCGAGGTAACGATTATAGAAAGTTACTCGTGCTTATGGATCTCTTAAGCGAGCCGCCTGAGATTAAAATCAACATTGTCTCTCGAAGTGCGGGGATGGAATATTTGGAAGAGGTTCTTGGAATGAATCGCTAG
- a CDS encoding DUF502 domain-containing protein: MKGSIDFLKTTIIGGLLFLVPAVLMALLVKNAIELAGKILMPIVKLLPAENIAGAAVEHLLAVVLISLVCFLAGLAARTSPGAKLNAWLEQAILRKVPGFGLVKRVTKEMANIETQSDFSVALAWIEDAWVLSFIVEKLDNGLLAVFVPSVPTPAAGSIYYLTEDRVKRLDVSVASAIQCIMRLGVGSNELLKGSSNLGVASEEHRPHQ, encoded by the coding sequence ATGAAAGGTTCAATTGATTTCTTGAAAACCACGATTATCGGCGGCTTGCTCTTTCTTGTTCCGGCAGTGCTCATGGCTCTTTTAGTTAAAAATGCAATCGAACTCGCCGGAAAAATACTTATGCCGATTGTAAAGCTTCTTCCCGCAGAAAACATCGCCGGAGCAGCGGTCGAACACCTGCTTGCGGTTGTGTTGATTTCATTGGTCTGCTTTCTCGCTGGATTGGCTGCCCGGACCAGTCCTGGTGCAAAGCTGAACGCCTGGCTGGAACAGGCGATCTTGAGAAAGGTACCGGGATTTGGCTTGGTGAAGAGGGTGACCAAAGAAATGGCTAACATCGAGACTCAATCCGACTTCTCTGTGGCGTTGGCGTGGATCGAGGATGCATGGGTGCTTTCTTTCATAGTCGAGAAGCTGGACAACGGTCTTCTTGCAGTGTTTGTGCCCAGTGTTCCGACACCCGCGGCCGGTTCCATTTACTATCTCACTGAAGATCGGGTCAAACGCTTGGACGTGTCAGTAGCTTCGGCTATACAGTGCATCATGCGACTGGGTGTGGGCTCTAATGAATTGCTTAAGGGTTCTTCGAATCTTGGAGTAGCAAGTGAAGAACACCGTCCTCATCAGTGA